One Alicyclobacillus acidoterrestris DNA window includes the following coding sequences:
- the thiI gene encoding tRNA uracil 4-sulfurtransferase ThiI, with product MFDHILVRYGEINTKGQNRSQLERLLMNNVQQAVKEWEAVNVRRISSRILVQLNGTPAEPVLTRLSKVFGISSLSPVMAVRADVETITEAANQLFDKLPSAPRTFKVEVKRGNKRFVMDSPTLAGHVGEAVLSAHADLTVDVHHPDATIHIDVRDEGAYLYAEKIEGAAGLPVGMSGRVCALLSGGIDSPVAVWKAMKRGLQVDLVHFHSFPFTSERAQRKVEELTSTLAGWSRDLNLHLISVTETQAAIQKSCPEALRTILLRRMMFRICEALAARRGWLALVTGDSLGQVASQTLEGIYAVDSATSLSVLRPVGMEDKQDIINVARRIGTFETSIQPYDDCCSIFAPRHPKTHPTLEEVERAEEKLDVQQLVETALQSLEVKRISAADAR from the coding sequence ATGTTTGACCACATTTTGGTTCGATATGGAGAAATCAATACAAAGGGACAAAACCGCTCACAACTGGAACGACTGCTGATGAACAACGTGCAGCAGGCAGTCAAAGAGTGGGAAGCCGTGAATGTGCGGCGGATAAGCAGTCGCATTCTCGTGCAGCTCAATGGTACACCTGCAGAGCCAGTGTTGACGCGACTCTCGAAGGTGTTTGGCATCAGTTCACTGAGCCCTGTCATGGCGGTAAGAGCGGACGTTGAAACCATCACGGAGGCTGCCAATCAGTTGTTTGACAAGCTCCCTAGTGCACCGCGGACGTTTAAGGTGGAAGTCAAGCGTGGAAATAAGCGCTTCGTCATGGATAGTCCGACGTTGGCTGGGCACGTGGGCGAGGCGGTGTTGTCTGCGCATGCGGATCTCACGGTCGACGTGCACCATCCAGATGCGACCATTCACATCGATGTGCGAGACGAAGGCGCGTATTTGTACGCTGAAAAAATTGAGGGTGCGGCAGGTTTGCCTGTGGGCATGAGTGGCCGGGTCTGCGCCTTGTTGTCTGGTGGTATCGACAGTCCGGTTGCCGTCTGGAAGGCGATGAAACGCGGACTGCAAGTAGATCTGGTCCATTTTCACAGCTTCCCGTTCACGAGCGAGCGCGCACAGCGCAAAGTGGAGGAATTGACGAGCACCTTGGCAGGGTGGTCTCGCGATTTGAATCTTCATTTGATTTCTGTGACAGAGACCCAGGCCGCGATTCAGAAATCGTGTCCGGAAGCATTGCGGACGATTCTTTTGCGGCGTATGATGTTCCGGATTTGCGAAGCTTTGGCAGCGCGCAGGGGATGGTTAGCGTTGGTGACCGGTGATAGTCTCGGCCAAGTGGCCAGTCAGACGCTCGAGGGCATTTACGCGGTCGACTCTGCCACTTCCTTGTCTGTACTGCGCCCGGTAGGTATGGAGGACAAGCAGGATATCATCAATGTGGCTCGCCGCATTGGGACGTTTGAGACGTCTATTCAGCCGTATGATGACTGCTGTTCCATATTTGCTCCAAGACATCCAAAGACGCACCCGACGCTAGAAGAGGTTGAACGCGCTGAAGAGAAACTGGATGTGCAACAGTTGGTTGAAACGGCACTCCAATCCTTGGAAGTGAAAAGAATCTCTGCAGCGGACGCACGTTAA
- a CDS encoding RsfA family transcriptional regulator gives MRQDAWTTEDDEILAEIVLKHIKQGSTQLAGFNEASRRLGRTAAACGFRWNACVRKQQRNIIEMAKEERKRSKSERVQAQMEGGDLDHPTATLMSWAQVLRFLRQEKNTAQEWASRWRNAERQANEWKNRFRELQEEHRKMREEFQQLRSDYETVAKDYKALVEIMERARKAAVFDETQLSEGFMYQIDEFGNLERIDHVEPMERAE, from the coding sequence ATGCGTCAGGATGCATGGACCACAGAGGACGACGAAATTCTAGCGGAAATTGTCCTCAAACATATCAAACAAGGCAGCACGCAGTTAGCGGGGTTTAATGAAGCATCGCGGCGACTTGGGCGGACGGCTGCCGCTTGTGGGTTCCGCTGGAACGCATGTGTTCGTAAACAACAGCGAAATATTATCGAAATGGCAAAAGAGGAGCGCAAGCGCAGTAAATCGGAACGCGTGCAGGCGCAAATGGAGGGCGGAGATCTCGACCATCCAACCGCGACGTTGATGTCGTGGGCGCAAGTACTCCGCTTCTTGCGCCAGGAAAAAAATACGGCGCAAGAGTGGGCATCCCGTTGGCGCAACGCGGAACGCCAAGCCAACGAGTGGAAGAATCGGTTTCGCGAGTTGCAAGAAGAACATCGCAAAATGCGGGAAGAGTTCCAGCAACTTCGCAGCGATTACGAGACCGTGGCAAAGGATTACAAAGCGTTGGTCGAGATTATGGAGCGCGCGCGCAAAGCGGCTGTCTTCGACGAAACGCAACTGTCTGAGGGGTTCATGTACCAAATCGATGAATTTGGGAATTTGGAACGGATCGATCACGTCGAACCAATGGAGCGAGCCGAATAA
- a CDS encoding Ger(x)C family spore germination protein: MLPIWKRIWATACLIITPFAMTGCYDRQELEQQAFVTVLGVDQAPNGLIDCTFRIALPVNPASGGGGGGQEPLAAKEPITIRAHSINEAMVLASGSIERNVTFSHLSLILFGDSLAKQGILKYVQPLIRYREFRRTVPLAVAKSSAKDCISQFSPMLDTSSARVNDNISILANRAGTIPVCRLHEFATAMENPHQDVVAPLYDINKYVTKEAELSDQSKVSYEAGEVERTGGNPVDWMGGAVFRGDKVVDYLNGEDMILLRLLEGGMNNGKIDFTDGGESDDIGLTLHKEHAPRFKVDLSNPVTISVAVPIDADVINIASGKDYSSDQGRQQLEATLDSKFNARLTALLHRLLVDDEADVIPVSRYIRGQFSTYQQFDAYPWAKKVQDAKIVVRTNLHIRRFGVQTEPLRSNNA; encoded by the coding sequence ATGCTGCCAATTTGGAAACGGATTTGGGCCACGGCGTGTCTGATCATAACGCCCTTTGCAATGACAGGCTGTTACGACAGACAGGAGTTAGAGCAACAGGCGTTTGTCACTGTACTTGGCGTTGACCAAGCGCCAAATGGACTCATCGACTGTACGTTCCGTATCGCACTTCCGGTCAACCCGGCCAGTGGCGGTGGTGGCGGTGGGCAGGAACCGCTTGCTGCAAAGGAGCCGATCACGATTCGTGCGCACAGTATCAATGAGGCGATGGTGTTGGCGTCGGGATCGATTGAGCGGAACGTGACATTTTCACACCTAAGTTTGATCTTGTTCGGAGATTCGTTAGCAAAACAAGGAATTCTCAAGTATGTACAGCCTTTGATTCGCTACCGCGAGTTTCGCCGGACTGTTCCGTTAGCGGTGGCGAAGTCGTCCGCTAAAGATTGCATCAGTCAGTTTTCGCCAATGCTGGATACGTCGAGTGCCCGCGTGAATGACAATATCTCGATTTTGGCGAACCGGGCGGGCACGATTCCAGTCTGTCGGCTGCACGAATTTGCAACGGCGATGGAGAATCCGCACCAAGATGTGGTTGCACCACTGTATGACATCAATAAATATGTGACGAAGGAAGCCGAGTTGTCTGATCAATCTAAGGTCAGTTACGAGGCGGGTGAAGTCGAGCGCACAGGCGGCAATCCGGTCGATTGGATGGGTGGGGCGGTCTTTCGAGGCGACAAAGTCGTAGATTATCTGAACGGGGAGGATATGATTCTTCTCCGGCTTTTAGAGGGCGGCATGAATAATGGGAAAATCGACTTTACGGACGGCGGGGAGAGTGACGACATCGGTTTGACCTTGCACAAGGAACACGCGCCGCGCTTTAAAGTCGATTTGTCGAATCCAGTGACGATAAGCGTTGCCGTGCCCATTGACGCGGATGTCATCAACATTGCGAGCGGCAAGGACTATTCTAGTGACCAGGGGCGCCAACAGTTGGAGGCCACGCTCGATAGCAAGTTTAACGCGCGCCTCACGGCGCTCTTACATCGGTTGCTGGTTGATGACGAGGCAGACGTCATCCCGGTGTCGCGATATATTCGTGGTCAGTTCAGCACGTACCAGCAGTTTGACGCGTATCCTTGGGCAAAGAAAGTGCAGGACGCCAAGATTGTCGTGCGCACGAATTTGCACATTCGCCGCTTTGGTGTGCAAACTGAGCCGCTCAGGTCAAATAATGCGTAA
- the ymfI gene encoding elongation factor P 5-aminopentanone reductase gives MEAESREWGQSAPLAGKVAVVTGASRGIGKRIATTLAKAGAHVAVHYHEAQVEALDTVARCVGYGTRAVAIQADVSQEEDVQRLFLEATQLGTPSILVNNAGIAHYGLVMDLSLRDWNRVLQTNLTSTFLCSKEAIPYLRRAEDGRIINVSSVHGLRGAAMEAAYSASKAGMIAFTESLALEVASLGITVNAVAPGVIDTDMLKGFSAEEKRQMQTETPVGRLGTPYDVAHVVRFLASPDSSFITGQVISPNGGRLP, from the coding sequence ATGGAGGCAGAATCACGGGAATGGGGGCAAAGCGCCCCGCTTGCGGGCAAAGTCGCAGTGGTAACAGGCGCGTCCCGAGGCATCGGCAAACGTATCGCCACCACACTTGCAAAAGCGGGTGCGCACGTCGCCGTCCACTATCACGAAGCACAAGTTGAGGCACTTGACACGGTGGCTCGATGTGTTGGTTACGGCACAAGGGCCGTGGCCATTCAAGCAGATGTCTCGCAAGAAGAAGACGTTCAGCGGCTGTTTCTCGAAGCCACACAACTGGGTACACCGAGTATCCTAGTGAACAACGCAGGCATAGCGCACTATGGACTGGTGATGGACCTGTCCCTTCGCGATTGGAATCGCGTCCTGCAAACCAATCTGACGTCGACGTTCCTCTGTTCAAAAGAAGCAATTCCGTATCTTCGCCGAGCGGAGGACGGGCGCATCATCAACGTCTCGTCTGTCCACGGTCTGCGCGGCGCGGCGATGGAAGCAGCATATTCCGCAAGTAAGGCCGGTATGATCGCGTTCACCGAGTCCCTCGCCCTCGAGGTGGCAAGCCTCGGCATCACGGTCAATGCGGTGGCCCCCGGTGTCATTGATACCGACATGCTGAAGGGATTTAGCGCAGAAGAAAAGCGACAAATGCAAACAGAGACGCCCGTCGGGCGCCTCGGAACACCTTACGATGTCGCACATGTGGTTCGATTTTTAGCATCTCCGGACTCGTCCTTCATCACCGGACAAGTCATCAGCCCAAACGGCGGGCGATTGCCCTAA
- a CDS encoding NADH:flavin oxidoreductase/NADH oxidase — MAGLFDPLAIRGLTLKNRIVVSPMCQYQAEETGYINDWHTVHYGSLALAGASLMFVEATSVEARGRISNRDVGLYEDGQMEGLRRIVDFAHGQDVKVGIQLNHAGRKADLDSEPIAPSAIAFSDRYKLPQAMTEDDMAQVVRAFEESAKRAVEAGFDVIEVHAAHGYLLHQFLSPLSNQREDGYGGSREGRLRFPLAVVCAVRAVIPEEMPLFVRVSASEYHPAGLTMDDMRFYAQAFKDAGVSLIDVSSGGNVPTPPDKVYAGYQIPLAEAIRRDIDILVGGVGMLDDPILADSIVQSNRADLIFIARGFLRNKNWGHDAALALSHPVEPPVPYVRAYKIPNA; from the coding sequence TTGGCAGGTTTGTTCGATCCGCTGGCGATTCGTGGGCTCACACTCAAAAATCGCATCGTCGTCTCTCCAATGTGCCAGTACCAGGCCGAAGAGACCGGCTATATCAACGATTGGCACACGGTGCACTATGGTTCCTTGGCGTTGGCTGGCGCCAGCCTGATGTTTGTCGAGGCGACCAGTGTTGAAGCGCGCGGGCGGATTTCCAACCGCGACGTGGGACTTTACGAGGACGGGCAGATGGAAGGGCTTCGTCGCATCGTCGATTTCGCCCATGGCCAGGATGTAAAAGTGGGCATCCAGTTAAATCATGCAGGCCGCAAAGCGGATTTGGATAGTGAGCCGATTGCGCCATCCGCCATTGCGTTTAGCGACAGGTATAAGCTGCCGCAGGCGATGACAGAAGATGACATGGCGCAGGTCGTTCGCGCCTTTGAGGAGAGCGCCAAGCGCGCTGTCGAAGCTGGTTTTGACGTCATTGAAGTGCATGCGGCGCACGGTTATCTCTTGCACCAATTTCTATCGCCTTTATCGAACCAACGCGAGGATGGGTACGGCGGTTCGCGCGAGGGGCGCCTTCGCTTCCCGCTTGCTGTCGTATGTGCCGTGCGTGCGGTGATTCCTGAAGAGATGCCGTTGTTTGTCCGCGTTTCCGCGAGTGAATACCATCCAGCGGGATTGACGATGGATGACATGCGGTTTTACGCGCAAGCGTTCAAGGACGCAGGCGTCAGTCTGATTGATGTCTCATCCGGCGGGAACGTGCCTACGCCGCCTGACAAGGTCTATGCGGGGTATCAGATCCCCTTGGCAGAAGCGATTCGTCGCGATATCGACATCTTGGTTGGTGGCGTGGGCATGTTGGATGATCCGATACTGGCAGATTCGATTGTCCAGTCGAATCGTGCGGACTTGATTTTCATCGCTCGTGGTTTTTTGCGCAACAAGAATTGGGGGCACGACGCCGCACTTGCGCTCTCGCACCCGGTCGAGCCGCCCGTTCCATATGTGCGCGCGTACAAAATTCCAAATGCATGA
- the bshC gene encoding bacillithiol biosynthesis cysteine-adding enzyme BshC — MKCTIHQAPTGNRLTDAQLFDFQRVAHLYDEQDPKQLQTYAARAETVTQWFDDAHRQTLVRALTAYGQRIGQTPVQSAAVKRLLDPRSVAVVTGQQSGLLLGPFYSISKALSAIGLAEQLERELGRSVVPVFWVASEDHDFAEVDHAYILNSTHDVTRIRLEHSFDSHQMVYHAALTQAQVVSVLEALHRDLPELPYKSEVLTTLRETFEEGDSLAVWFARLLTKLLCNHPIVILDPCLPELRSLVGPVFANTLASFDTVQANLQTAYDEVAQAGFSHEVIRDALHSTVFHVVEGRRYVLERRQPGTFVARGFGAEYTLAQLQDTAVVAPERFSSNVLLRPVIQDHLVPTLAYVGGPSEIAYHPLSRAVFHAHGRNLPPLVMRQRVRIATPAVARTMAQWGISFEDVAQPCDFVATRALRDVKDALHAQITQMETEFSGQLERFGEEFSSFGPQVQDIVARQIARQKELIRRLESKVYGLAQRRRSDDVQQLRRIEHWFWTDGHEQERRLSPMNLWAELGAKWFESLPVWGNYLQPGAYLDVTVD; from the coding sequence TTGAAGTGTACAATCCATCAGGCGCCTACGGGGAATCGCCTTACCGATGCCCAGTTGTTTGATTTTCAGCGAGTGGCGCATCTTTATGATGAGCAAGATCCAAAACAACTTCAGACATATGCCGCGCGCGCCGAGACGGTGACCCAGTGGTTTGACGACGCCCATCGACAAACGCTGGTCCGCGCACTGACGGCCTATGGCCAGCGCATTGGCCAAACGCCGGTGCAAAGTGCCGCTGTAAAGCGCCTGCTAGATCCGCGGAGCGTCGCTGTGGTCACAGGTCAACAGTCAGGGCTTTTGCTAGGACCTTTTTACTCCATCAGCAAGGCGCTCTCCGCGATTGGTTTGGCGGAACAACTTGAACGCGAACTCGGCCGTTCAGTCGTTCCGGTCTTTTGGGTGGCGTCAGAAGATCACGATTTTGCTGAGGTCGATCACGCCTATATTCTCAACTCGACCCACGACGTGACGCGGATTCGCCTCGAGCATTCGTTTGATTCGCATCAAATGGTCTACCACGCGGCGTTGACACAAGCGCAAGTGGTGTCTGTTCTCGAGGCGCTGCACAGAGACCTTCCAGAACTTCCTTATAAGTCGGAAGTGCTAACGACGCTTCGCGAGACGTTTGAAGAAGGCGACTCGTTGGCTGTGTGGTTTGCGCGGCTCTTGACAAAGCTCTTATGCAATCATCCCATTGTCATATTAGATCCGTGCCTACCTGAGTTACGCAGTCTGGTGGGACCTGTATTCGCCAATACCTTGGCGTCGTTTGATACCGTCCAGGCGAATTTGCAGACGGCGTATGATGAAGTGGCGCAAGCGGGGTTCTCCCATGAAGTCATTCGCGACGCGTTACATTCTACGGTCTTTCATGTCGTAGAAGGACGGCGCTATGTGCTCGAGCGTCGACAACCGGGCACGTTTGTCGCGCGAGGGTTCGGGGCGGAATATACATTGGCCCAACTGCAGGACACGGCTGTGGTCGCACCTGAACGGTTTAGTTCCAACGTGTTGTTGCGCCCGGTGATACAAGATCATCTGGTGCCGACACTCGCGTACGTCGGTGGGCCATCAGAAATTGCATACCACCCGCTGTCGCGCGCCGTGTTTCACGCACACGGCCGCAATTTGCCGCCGCTCGTCATGCGGCAGCGCGTGCGCATCGCGACGCCAGCTGTGGCGCGCACGATGGCGCAGTGGGGGATTTCCTTCGAGGATGTGGCACAACCTTGTGACTTCGTCGCGACGCGTGCGCTGCGAGACGTCAAGGACGCGTTGCATGCACAAATCACCCAGATGGAGACGGAATTCTCCGGTCAACTTGAGCGGTTCGGCGAAGAGTTTTCTTCGTTTGGGCCGCAGGTACAAGATATCGTGGCGCGCCAAATCGCGCGACAGAAAGAACTGATTCGGCGCCTGGAGTCAAAAGTTTATGGCTTGGCCCAACGCCGGAGGTCGGATGATGTGCAGCAGTTGCGACGGATTGAACACTGGTTTTGGACGGATGGCCATGAGCAGGAACGCCGCCTTAGTCCGATGAATTTGTGGGCCGAACTGGGCGCGAAGTGGTTTGAATCGCTCCCGGTGTGGGGGAATTACTTGCAACCGGGCGCGTATTTGGACGTGACAGTCGACTAA
- the ltrA gene encoding group II intron reverse transcriptase/maturase gives MASSQGKQRQQKIPKRSYLQEEAVNPQGTEGVPSFSSARPRGTTREENPIDLMEQVVERENLLEALRRVERNKGAAGVDGMEIKSFRPFLMDNWSRIREELLRGTYKPMPVRRVEIPKPDGGIRMLGIPTVQDRLIQQALLQVLTPIFDPMFSTSSHGFRAGHSARMAVNQARNYVSEGYRWVVDMDLAQFFDRVNHDMLMARVARKVMDKRILRLIRRYLEAGILVNGVCVRSEEGTPQGGPMSPLLANILLDDLDKELERRGHRFVRYADDCNIYVSSRRAGERVMEGVRKYVEGRLKLKVNVEKSAVDRPWKRKFLGFSFTMEKRTRIRVAPKSLKRFKDRVRELTRRSRGQSMASRVEKLNAYLRGWAGYYRYAETRSVFEQLDEWTRRRLRMCLLKQWKQSKTKRRKLVSLGIPREWAVNISSSRKGHWRLSNTPQMNKALGLTYWREQGLVSLVERYDSLRSTT, from the coding sequence ATGGCAAGCTCGCAAGGAAAGCAAAGACAGCAGAAAATCCCAAAAAGGAGCTACCTCCAGGAGGAAGCGGTGAATCCGCAGGGGACTGAAGGAGTGCCTAGCTTTTCTTCGGCGCGACCCAGGGGAACAACCCGCGAGGAGAACCCTATCGACCTGATGGAACAAGTGGTAGAGCGGGAAAACCTGCTCGAAGCGTTACGCCGTGTGGAGCGAAACAAAGGAGCGGCCGGTGTCGACGGCATGGAGATTAAATCCTTTCGACCATTCCTAATGGACAACTGGTCACGCATCCGAGAAGAACTCCTGAGAGGAACCTACAAACCGATGCCCGTACGTCGAGTCGAAATCCCGAAACCAGACGGTGGCATTCGGATGTTAGGGATACCTACGGTGCAAGACCGCCTGATACAACAGGCACTTCTACAAGTACTTACACCGATCTTTGATCCGATGTTCTCCACATCCAGCCATGGATTCCGAGCAGGGCATAGTGCGCGAATGGCGGTAAACCAGGCGCGCAACTATGTCTCAGAGGGATACCGGTGGGTAGTTGACATGGACTTGGCTCAATTCTTCGACCGAGTGAACCACGATATGTTAATGGCACGCGTGGCGAGGAAGGTAATGGATAAGCGAATCCTCCGACTCATCCGCAGATACCTAGAGGCGGGGATACTCGTCAATGGGGTTTGCGTCAGGTCAGAGGAAGGCACACCGCAGGGCGGGCCGATGAGCCCGTTATTGGCCAATATTTTGTTGGACGACCTAGACAAGGAACTGGAACGTCGTGGGCACCGCTTCGTCCGCTATGCGGACGACTGCAACATCTACGTGAGCAGTCGGCGGGCGGGAGAGCGAGTGATGGAAGGTGTGCGCAAGTACGTAGAAGGGCGACTGAAACTCAAAGTGAATGTGGAGAAGAGCGCAGTAGACCGACCATGGAAACGAAAGTTTCTCGGGTTCTCGTTCACAATGGAGAAGAGGACGCGAATTCGAGTCGCACCAAAGTCACTCAAACGGTTCAAGGACAGGGTTCGAGAACTTACGAGACGAAGCCGAGGGCAGTCGATGGCAAGTCGGGTGGAAAAGCTCAACGCGTATCTGAGAGGATGGGCAGGGTACTACCGCTATGCTGAAACTCGAAGCGTATTCGAGCAACTGGATGAGTGGACACGGCGCCGACTGAGGATGTGCTTGCTGAAACAATGGAAGCAGTCCAAGACCAAACGGCGTAAGTTGGTTTCACTCGGCATACCAAGAGAATGGGCCGTGAATATAAGTAGCTCACGGAAAGGGCACTGGCGACTCTCCAATACGCCACAAATGAATAAAGCCCTTGGTCTGACCTACTGGAGAGAGCAAGGGCTTGTGAGTTTAGTCGAGCGATATGATTCACTTCGTTCCACAACATGA
- the mraZ gene encoding division/cell wall cluster transcriptional repressor MraZ, with amino-acid sequence MFMGEFEHSLDAKGRLTVPVKFRDELGAQFVVTRGLDKCLFVYPMEEWRILESKLKALPMTRGDARSFVRFFFSGASECELDKQGRILLPQKLRDYAGLDKDCTLIGVSNRVEIWDSNVWAAYATEAETSFADIAENLVDFSF; translated from the coding sequence ATGTTTATGGGGGAGTTCGAACATTCGCTTGACGCGAAGGGCCGGTTAACCGTACCGGTCAAATTTCGCGACGAACTCGGTGCCCAATTTGTGGTTACCCGCGGCCTGGATAAATGCTTGTTCGTATACCCCATGGAAGAGTGGCGGATATTAGAATCCAAGTTGAAGGCATTGCCGATGACGCGGGGAGACGCCCGCTCCTTTGTGCGGTTTTTCTTCTCAGGGGCCTCTGAATGCGAATTGGACAAACAAGGCCGCATTCTGTTGCCGCAAAAATTGCGGGACTACGCGGGATTGGACAAGGATTGCACGCTAATCGGCGTCTCCAACCGCGTGGAGATTTGGGATTCGAATGTTTGGGCCGCATACGCGACGGAAGCAGAGACCTCGTTTGCGGACATCGCTGAAAACCTGGTCGATTTCTCGTTCTGA
- the rsmH gene encoding 16S rRNA (cytosine(1402)-N(4))-methyltransferase RsmH — protein MDFNHETVLLKETVDAVKPRDGGLYIDATLGGGGHTQRLLEQSAPTGQVMAFDQDETAIRNANERFAGVLNRLTIVHSNFCEMAEHARLHGFAQVDGIIFDLGVSSPQFDIAQRGFSYRQEGPLDMRMDRRQTTTAEDLVNELEQEELARIFFRYGEEKYSRAIARRIVEARAQSRITSTTQLADIIKAAIPAAARRTGPHPARRVFQAIRIAVNDELSVLEQGLESAFSLLAPGGRLAVISFHSLEDRIVKQTFKDFATGCICPPEMPICTCGRTPAGKLVTRKPIEPSQSEQTNNPRARSAKLRVIEKI, from the coding sequence TTGGATTTTAATCACGAAACCGTTCTATTAAAAGAGACTGTTGACGCGGTCAAACCGCGCGACGGAGGTTTGTATATTGATGCGACGCTCGGTGGCGGGGGGCATACACAGCGCTTGCTCGAGCAAAGTGCGCCCACTGGTCAGGTGATGGCATTTGACCAGGACGAAACGGCGATTCGCAACGCCAATGAACGCTTTGCTGGTGTGTTGAATCGGCTGACTATCGTGCACAGCAATTTTTGCGAGATGGCCGAACATGCGCGATTGCACGGCTTTGCGCAGGTCGATGGCATTATTTTCGATCTCGGCGTGTCCTCTCCACAGTTTGATATTGCACAGCGCGGTTTCAGTTATCGTCAGGAAGGACCGCTCGATATGCGGATGGACAGGCGACAGACGACGACCGCGGAAGATTTGGTCAACGAGTTGGAGCAAGAGGAACTCGCGCGTATTTTCTTTCGCTATGGGGAAGAGAAGTACAGTCGGGCTATCGCACGAAGGATTGTTGAGGCGCGAGCGCAATCCCGCATCACGTCGACGACGCAGTTGGCCGACATCATCAAAGCGGCGATTCCAGCCGCGGCCAGGCGGACGGGACCACATCCGGCCCGTCGCGTGTTTCAAGCGATTCGTATCGCCGTCAACGATGAGTTGTCTGTCCTCGAACAGGGGTTGGAGTCTGCTTTTTCCCTGCTCGCTCCGGGTGGTCGTTTAGCCGTCATCAGTTTTCACTCGTTGGAGGACAGAATCGTCAAACAAACCTTCAAAGATTTTGCCACTGGTTGTATTTGCCCACCGGAAATGCCGATTTGCACTTGTGGAAGAACGCCTGCCGGCAAACTTGTGACGCGCAAGCCAATCGAGCCGTCGCAGAGCGAGCAAACGAACAATCCGCGAGCGAGGTCAGCAAAACTTCGGGTGATTGAAAAGATATAG
- a CDS encoding septum formation initiator family protein, which translates to MGLAQEQIGNSRIDQAVRSPQRGEQNQRQREELRRRARLLNRLSLGFCCAVCFFAVWLVAAKGASIYSMNYQNSRLQAQVAQQQADNANLSSQIAADKDPANILAKAKKLGLQKPTKTVTIPTTESGK; encoded by the coding sequence ATGGGACTGGCCCAAGAACAAATCGGGAATTCGCGGATTGACCAGGCAGTTCGTTCGCCGCAAAGAGGGGAGCAGAATCAGCGTCAGCGAGAGGAGCTGCGCCGGCGCGCGCGCCTCTTGAACCGACTCAGCCTTGGATTTTGCTGTGCTGTTTGCTTTTTCGCAGTTTGGTTGGTCGCCGCGAAAGGGGCGTCCATTTACAGCATGAATTACCAAAATAGTCGACTTCAGGCGCAGGTTGCTCAGCAACAGGCCGACAATGCGAATCTGTCTTCACAGATTGCTGCAGATAAGGACCCGGCCAACATTCTCGCGAAGGCGAAGAAATTGGGTCTGCAGAAACCGACGAAAACAGTGACTATCCCGACTACTGAATCTGGGAAGTGA